A stretch of Brassica napus cultivar Da-Ae chromosome C6, Da-Ae, whole genome shotgun sequence DNA encodes these proteins:
- the LOC125588578 gene encoding uncharacterized protein LOC125588578, translated as MREGHEFKATDFRGGDSSLPPLKPAEKAEGVGVKKKCQKPSRRFGKACDEPGSSTQAPQRPIRPRRGICKQAEPGNLSDKEQELKEWIRVELKTQLGKLRNEIFDWLHHDRGGSFTVPQNTAAGKTNRDNSHADPTGMEGPKKRRPFSGDGNDEAEIFWSDSKKHKKNNGDGFSDDETMRMHDNHCDGRTPNARFWEKVDSMAGEGPSFSKSANIPEVDVSTPIGPEIVSKPAKPTLPEPLEGEGGDESPISGLNLLAEEVEKGTRSDNVYKDPQENTCRMLTVWSHPESYVLPPEEQGGKASPTNSEDYKTPPEDDPMTECRTPDVGNSKLSRYLTRSLKKAELEGKCIPISSTKKDDLQTKRIPRRSTKIGGVYTPDKRLKKLFQSCKKPKYTPLADLEKAQFQEFQSILREKPAQEFEIVIGIHVSNKFFLSLARPTNWVSTEHISVLISMLVRRHGRNYLSRRCRFVDYFSIAGIISKFAEFEKASDKLGFNWGGLVSFSFTGKTPRRNDKKVLLVDVDRVYAPMMWGKDHWVGLVINLTCRQVEILDCNIPLNESDNEVNKHMAYLLRALPHVLAAFSPPSDSSHPEEDQAFSWVRPDNIYFNERSGDCGPCAVKFLEMHAAGYSYEDMGQIDDKKVDIFRQKYAMDTYEEFIVNAKVQNDG; from the exons ATGCGGGAAGGGCACGAGTTCAAAGCAACAGACTTTAGAGGAGGTGATTCATCCCTTCCACCTCTGAAGCCAGCCGAAAAGGCTGAAGGTGTTGGTGTCAAAAAGAAGTGTCAAAAGCCGTCTAGGCGGTTTGGGAAAGCATGTGATGAACCTGGAAGTTCGACTCAGGCGCCTCAGCGTCCTATTCGACCTCGTCGTGGGATATGTAAACAGGCTGAACCAGGAAACTTATCAGATAAGGAGCAAGAGCTGAAAGAGTGGATACGAGTTGAACTGAAAACCCAGTTGGGTAAATTGCGGAACGAGATTTTTGACTGGTTGCATCATGATAGGGGAGGCTCGTTCACGGTTCCGCAAAACACAGCAGCCGGTAAAACAAACAGAGACAACAGTCACGCTGACCCTACCGGCATGGAAGGTCCAAAGAAGCGACGTCCGTTCAGTGGTGATGGTAATGATGAagctgaaatattttggtctgATAGTAAgaaacacaagaagaacaacGGCGATGGGTTTAGCGACGATGAGACGATGAGAATGCATGATAATCATTGTGATGGCCGTACGCCAAATGCTCGCTTCTGGGAAAAG GTAGATTCAATGGCGGGCGAAGGCCCCTCTTTCTCGAAGTCGGCAAACATTCCAGAAGTCGATGTTTCAACGCCGATTGGACCAGAAATTGTATCAAAGCCAGCAAAACCGACTCTCCCGGAACCGTTGGAG GGCGAGGGGGGAGATGAGTCTCCAATATCAGGGCTAAATTTGTTAGCAGAAGAGGTTGAAAAGGGGACACGGAGTGACAATGTCTATAAAGATCCACAGGAGAACACTTGTAGGATGCTTACCGTTTGGTCTCATCCTGAATCTTACGTCCTTCCGCCGGAGGAACAAGGTGGTAAAGCGTCACCGACAAATTCTGAAGATTACAAGACACCGCCAGAGGATGATCCGATGACTGAATGTCGCACACCAGACGTTGGGAATTCGAAGCTGAGTCGATATCTGACTAGGTCATTAAAAAAAGCAGAGCTAGAAGGGAAATGTATTCCAATAAGCTCAACCAAAAAAGATGACCTCCAGACGAAGCGTATTCCGAGACGTTCAACAAAGATTGGAGGAGTGTACACCCCAGACAAGAGATTGAAGAAGCTTTTCCAAAGCTGCAAGAAACCCAAATATACGCCCTTAGCAGACTTGGAGAAAGCGCAGTTTCAAGAGTTTCAGTCAATTCTCCGCGAGAAACCGGCACA GGAATTCGAAATTGTTATTGGGATCCATGTCTCAAATAAGTTCTTCCTGTCGTTGGCGCGGCCAACAAATTGGGTCAGTACCGAG CACATTTCTGTGCTAATTAGTATGCTAGTAAGGCGACATGGACGCAATTATCTGAGTCGGAGGTGCAGATTTGTAGACTACTTCAGTATTGCGGGCATCATATCAAAGTTCGCAGAGTTCGAGAAGGCCTCAGATAAATTGGGATTCAACTGGGGAGGGCTTGTCAGTTTCAGTTTCACCGGAAAAACGCCGCGTCGGAATGACAAGAAGGTGTTGTTGGTTGATGTGGACAGGGTGTACGCCCCAATGATGTGGGGAAAAGATCATTGGGTTGGTCTTGTGATCAACTTGACATGCAGACAAGTGGAGATTTTGGACTGCAACATTCCCCTTAATGAGTCCGATAATGAGGTGAACAAGCACATGGCTTATCTTCTACGCGCATTGCCTCATGTCTTAGCTGCGTTTTCGCCTCCTTCCGATAGTAGTCATCCTGAAGAAGACCAAGCATTTTCATGGGTGCGTCCAGACAATATTTACTTCAACGAAAGGTCTGGCGACTGTGGACCATGCGCGGTCAAATTTCTGGAAATGCATGCAGCGGGATACTCCTATGAGGATATGGGGCAGATCGATGACAAAAAGGTGGACATATTCCGTCAGAAATATGCGATGGATACCTATGAAGAATTTATTGTAAACGCAAAAGTTCAAAACGATGGTTGA
- the LOC125588493 gene encoding uncharacterized protein LOC125588493 has product MVSPSSVTPSRRVTRSQCASDREANPKKIPRLGKTASRYAVSSTESELEEPASTDQEEAASTEQDEAASTEPEFIVTTPTFPERLFARNCYPGKPRLNIYSKASIIGSLVKLLRGSPEMNCLLGSQFGALFHLPVSRCSNSAKLVHSLLSRQLVTMRLYELWFLFADKPLRFSLREFGDITGLKCEPEREKVGNGSESIDATPGRMWKELFETEDEDVTVPDVLRMLEQPSLPEWKRLPLALIALVDGLLVCGHKLLRVTPAYVEMLEDTRSFLQYPWGREAFVSTLSRLRPPQPSDPSKMDKSLSVMRLRLKQQSTACYGFPLALQLFAFKAIPSLLEKIPEPNKTTSFLQEPEGCDSTNALLNFEDILLVETQTEMKVGIQSGRKK; this is encoded by the exons ATGGTATCCCCCTCCAGCGTAACACCCTCGAGGAGGGTGACTCGTAGTCAATGCGCCAGTGATAGAGAAGCAAATCCCAAGAAAATTCCCCGACTAGGCAAAACTGCGTCTCGTTATGCAG TATCTAGCACGGAGTCCGAACTAGAGGAACCTGCATCCACCGACCAAGAAGAAGCTGCATCCACTGAACAAGACGAAGCTGCATCCACCGAGCCGGAATTTATTGTCACCACGCCGACTTTCCCGGAAAGACTGTTCGCACGTAATTGCTATCCTGGCAAACCTCGACTGAACATCTATTCAAAGGCGAGTATCATTGGATCGTTAGTGAAGTTGCTAAGAGGCTCCCCTGAAATGAATTGTCTGCTAGGAAGTCAGTTTGGAGCTCTGTTCCACTTACCTGTATCGCGCTGCTCAAACTCTGCGAAACTTGTACATTCTCTCCTCAGCCGTCAGCTGGTTACGATGCGCCTATATGAGCTCTGGTTCTTGTTTGCAGACAAGCCACTACGCTTTTCTCTGCGTGAGTTCGGAGACATCACGGGGCTGAAATGCGAGCCTGAAAGGGAAAAAGTTGGAAACGGGTCAGAATCTATCGATGCCACACCTGGACGTATGTGGAAAGAGTTGTTTGAAACTGAAGATGAAGACGTGACTGTACCAGATGTTCTTCGTATGCTTGAACAGCCTAGTCTTCCTGAGTGGAAGCGGTTGCCACTAGCTCTCATTGCGCTTGTAGATGGGCTCCTGGTTTGTGGTCACAAACTTCTTCGTGTGACGCCTGCTTACGTCGAGATGCTGGAAGACACCAGATCATTTCTTCaatatccatgggggagagagGCATTCGTCAGCACTCTGTCTAGATTGAGACCACCTCAACCTTCTGATCCTTCTAAAATGGATAAATCCCTTTCGGTCATGCGCCTTCGTTTGAAACAGCAGTCAACAGCGTGTTATGGGTTCCCTCTGGCGCTGCAACTTTTTGCTTTTAAAGCTATCCCCTCATTGCTTGAGAAAATTCCCGAACCTAATAAAACCACTTCTTTCTTGCAAGAACCAGAAGGATGCGACTCAACAAATGCACTTCTGAATTTTGAAGACATACTTCTGGTGGAAACCCAAACTGAG ATGAAGGTGGGGATCCAAAGTGGAAGAAAGAAGTAA